A stretch of Vibrio aphrogenes DNA encodes these proteins:
- a CDS encoding TetR/AcrR family transcriptional regulator has translation MAVRNKTKAKIMDVAEALFAEHGFNDTSLRSITTKANVNLASVNYHFGDKKTLVRAVLNRYLEAFMPELEKTLTELNTRDHYTMTEVFNTLVQPLLSLDKVRPNGASRFMLLTGRGYTDVQGHLRWFITTRYSTVLNLFTLSVQKANPNLDPETLFWRLHFTLGTCVFTMSSSKALAEIAYNSYGKKVDSDVLIQQLIPFLAAGVAAQE, from the coding sequence ATGGCAGTAAGAAATAAGACAAAAGCAAAAATCATGGATGTAGCAGAAGCATTATTTGCTGAGCATGGCTTCAATGACACCTCTTTACGCAGTATTACGACCAAAGCCAATGTGAACTTGGCTTCAGTTAATTATCATTTTGGTGATAAGAAAACCTTAGTTCGAGCAGTTCTCAATCGTTACTTAGAAGCGTTTATGCCTGAGTTAGAAAAAACATTAACCGAACTTAATACCCGAGATCATTACACCATGACTGAGGTTTTTAATACCTTAGTCCAGCCTTTACTTTCTTTGGATAAAGTGCGGCCTAATGGAGCCAGCCGCTTTATGCTATTAACGGGGAGAGGGTATACCGATGTGCAAGGTCATTTACGTTGGTTTATTACGACACGTTACAGCACGGTGTTGAATTTATTTACATTATCAGTTCAAAAGGCTAATCCGAATTTAGATCCTGAGACTTTATTTTGGCGACTTCACTTTACGCTTGGGACTTGTGTTTTCACCATGTCTTCCAGCAAAGCATTAGCAGAAATCGCTTATAACTCTTATGGGAAGAAAGTCGATTCAGATGTTCTCATTCAACAATTAATTCCCTTCTTAGCCGCTGGCGTGGCAGCGCAAGAATAG